One window of the Labeo rohita strain BAU-BD-2019 chromosome 9, IGBB_LRoh.1.0, whole genome shotgun sequence genome contains the following:
- the LOC127171047 gene encoding gastrula zinc finger protein XlCGF8.2DB-like gives MACIKEESEDIRIEEVFSLRDTEEQTDLLMLKEENQDPYEMEQTDQYEECHDFITGEKVKKTKMTSIQKRAQKTKSNSSFTCHHCGRRFGEKQKLKLHVRVHTGERPYPCQQCGKSFTQQGALKRHMRTHTGEKPYTCQQCGNGFTQKGHLKNHMRTHSGEKPFTCQQCGSSFAQKVHLQRHMRTHSGERPFTCQQCGKSFTQKNTLKSHMTIHTGEKPYTCEQCGRSFPVKQSLKVHMRVHSGEKPYTCKYCGKSFTHIYTRNYHMRIHTGPKLYTCDRCGKCLTTEFSLKCHKIRHTGKKPFRCDQCGKRFIRKVSLNYHMKTHSAEKCCKCPLCGKGLSHKGSLNAHMKKHRRPVARASHK, from the coding sequence ACCTGCTGATGCTGAAAGAGGAGAATCAAGATCCGTATGAAATGGAACAGACAGATCAGTATGAGGAATGTCATGATTTCATAACTGGTGAAAAAGTCAAAAAGACTAAAATGACGTCTATACAAAAAAGAGCTCAGAAAACCAAATCTAACAGCTCTTTTACCTGCCATCATTGTGGGAGGAGATTcggtgaaaaacaaaaacttaaattgcacgtgagagttcacactggagagaggcCGTAcccctgccaacagtgtggaaagagcttcACTCAACAAGGAGCCCTTAAAAGACACATGAGAacccacactggagagaagccttacacctgccaacagtgtggaaatgGTTTCACTCAAAAAGGACACCTTAAAAATCACATGAGAACCCACTCAGGAGAGAAGCCTTTCAcatgccaacagtgtggaagtAGTTTTGCACAAAAAGTGCACCTTCAAAGACACATGAGAACTCACTCAGGAGAGAGGCCTTTTACCTGCCagcagtgtggaaagagttttacacagaaaaacacCCTTAAATCCCACATGAccattcacactggagagaagccttacacATGTGAACAGTGTGGAAGGAGTTTCCCTGTAAAACAGAGCCTTAAAGTCCACATGAGAGTTCActctggagagaagccttacaccTGCAAGTAttgtgggaagagtttcacacatatatacacCCGTAAttaccacatgagaattcacactggaccGAAACTGTACACATGTGATCGTTGTGGAAAGTGCCTCACAACAGAATTTAGCCTTAAGTGTCACAAGATCCGTCACACTGGAAAGAAACCCTTCAgatgtgatcagtgtggaaagCGTTTCATACGTAAAGTAAGCCTTAATTACCACATGAAGACTCACTCAGCAGAGAAATGCTGTAAATGTCCTCTGTGTGGAAAGGGTTTAAGTCATAAAGGTAGCCTCAATGCTCACATGAAAAAACACAGAAGGCCTGTGGCAAGAGCTTCTCACAAATAG